A portion of the Anser cygnoides isolate HZ-2024a breed goose chromosome 25, Taihu_goose_T2T_genome, whole genome shotgun sequence genome contains these proteins:
- the NGF gene encoding beta-nerve growth factor isoform X2, protein MSMLYYTLIIAFFIGTQAAPKSEDNAPLEYPAEHSLPKSHQSNGHHISKAAPQTTHSHSTWTTGRREDINITMDPNLFKKKRFRSPRVLFSTRPPPVSGQGQNMGQLSSAVSLNRTARTKRTAHPVLHRGEFSVCDSVSMWVGDKTTATDIKGKEVTVLGEVNINNNIFKQYFFETKCRDPKPVSSGCRGIDAKHWNSYCTTTHTFVKALTMEGKQAAWRFIRIDTACVCVLSRKSGRP, encoded by the coding sequence ATGTCCATGCTGTACTACACTCTGATTATAGCTTTTTTCATCGGCACACAGGCAGCTCCAAAGTCAGAAGACAATGCTCCACTGGAGTATCCTGCAGAACACTCCCTACCCAAATCCCACCAGAGTAACGGACACCACATTTCCAAGGCAGCTCCACAGACAACCCACAGCCACTCTACTTGGACGACAGGTAGAAGAGAAGATATAAATATTACCATGGACCCAAATTTATTTAAGAAGAAGCGTTTCCGGTCTCCTCGGGTCCTGTTCAGCACACGGCCCCCTCCAGTGTCAGGGCAAGGACAGAATATGGGACAGCTCAGCAGTGCAGTCTCTCTCAACAGGACTGCCAGGACCAAGAGGACAGCGCATCCTGTATTGCACCGGGGAGAGTTCTCAGTGTGTGACAGTGTCAGCATGTGGGTTGGGGACAAAACCACAGCCACTGACATCAAAGGCAAAGAGGTGACAGTGTTGGGAGAGGTCAACATTaacaacaacatttttaaacagtacTTCTTTGAGACCAAGTGCAGGGACCCTAAGCCAGTCTCCAGTGGGTGCCGAGGGATTGATGCGAAGCACTGGAACTCTTACTGCACCACAACACACACCTTTGTCAAAGCACTGACAATGGAGGGCAAGCAAGCAGCCTGGCGGTTTATTCGAATTGACACAGCCTGCGTGTGTGTGCTTAGCAGGAAGTCAGGGAGACCCTAA
- the NGF gene encoding beta-nerve growth factor isoform X1 — translation MSTWQVHSVMSMLYYTLIIAFFIGTQAAPKSEDNAPLEYPAEHSLPKSHQSNGHHISKAAPQTTHSHSTWTTGRREDINITMDPNLFKKKRFRSPRVLFSTRPPPVSGQGQNMGQLSSAVSLNRTARTKRTAHPVLHRGEFSVCDSVSMWVGDKTTATDIKGKEVTVLGEVNINNNIFKQYFFETKCRDPKPVSSGCRGIDAKHWNSYCTTTHTFVKALTMEGKQAAWRFIRIDTACVCVLSRKSGRP, via the exons ATGTCCACATGGCAG gTGCATAGCGTAATGTCCATGCTGTACTACACTCTGATTATAGCTTTTTTCATCGGCACACAGGCAGCTCCAAAGTCAGAAGACAATGCTCCACTGGAGTATCCTGCAGAACACTCCCTACCCAAATCCCACCAGAGTAACGGACACCACATTTCCAAGGCAGCTCCACAGACAACCCACAGCCACTCTACTTGGACGACAGGTAGAAGAGAAGATATAAATATTACCATGGACCCAAATTTATTTAAGAAGAAGCGTTTCCGGTCTCCTCGGGTCCTGTTCAGCACACGGCCCCCTCCAGTGTCAGGGCAAGGACAGAATATGGGACAGCTCAGCAGTGCAGTCTCTCTCAACAGGACTGCCAGGACCAAGAGGACAGCGCATCCTGTATTGCACCGGGGAGAGTTCTCAGTGTGTGACAGTGTCAGCATGTGGGTTGGGGACAAAACCACAGCCACTGACATCAAAGGCAAAGAGGTGACAGTGTTGGGAGAGGTCAACATTaacaacaacatttttaaacagtacTTCTTTGAGACCAAGTGCAGGGACCCTAAGCCAGTCTCCAGTGGGTGCCGAGGGATTGATGCGAAGCACTGGAACTCTTACTGCACCACAACACACACCTTTGTCAAAGCACTGACAATGGAGGGCAAGCAAGCAGCCTGGCGGTTTATTCGAATTGACACAGCCTGCGTGTGTGTGCTTAGCAGGAAGTCAGGGAGACCCTAA
- the NGF gene encoding beta-nerve growth factor isoform X3, which yields MSTWQAAPKSEDNAPLEYPAEHSLPKSHQSNGHHISKAAPQTTHSHSTWTTGRREDINITMDPNLFKKKRFRSPRVLFSTRPPPVSGQGQNMGQLSSAVSLNRTARTKRTAHPVLHRGEFSVCDSVSMWVGDKTTATDIKGKEVTVLGEVNINNNIFKQYFFETKCRDPKPVSSGCRGIDAKHWNSYCTTTHTFVKALTMEGKQAAWRFIRIDTACVCVLSRKSGRP from the exons ATGTCCACATGGCAG GCAGCTCCAAAGTCAGAAGACAATGCTCCACTGGAGTATCCTGCAGAACACTCCCTACCCAAATCCCACCAGAGTAACGGACACCACATTTCCAAGGCAGCTCCACAGACAACCCACAGCCACTCTACTTGGACGACAGGTAGAAGAGAAGATATAAATATTACCATGGACCCAAATTTATTTAAGAAGAAGCGTTTCCGGTCTCCTCGGGTCCTGTTCAGCACACGGCCCCCTCCAGTGTCAGGGCAAGGACAGAATATGGGACAGCTCAGCAGTGCAGTCTCTCTCAACAGGACTGCCAGGACCAAGAGGACAGCGCATCCTGTATTGCACCGGGGAGAGTTCTCAGTGTGTGACAGTGTCAGCATGTGGGTTGGGGACAAAACCACAGCCACTGACATCAAAGGCAAAGAGGTGACAGTGTTGGGAGAGGTCAACATTaacaacaacatttttaaacagtacTTCTTTGAGACCAAGTGCAGGGACCCTAAGCCAGTCTCCAGTGGGTGCCGAGGGATTGATGCGAAGCACTGGAACTCTTACTGCACCACAACACACACCTTTGTCAAAGCACTGACAATGGAGGGCAAGCAAGCAGCCTGGCGGTTTATTCGAATTGACACAGCCTGCGTGTGTGTGCTTAGCAGGAAGTCAGGGAGACCCTAA